The following are from one region of the Erinaceus europaeus chromosome 22, mEriEur2.1, whole genome shotgun sequence genome:
- the LOC132535461 gene encoding basic proline-rich protein-like: MRGAGWAAGGAGKGPRLAAAAGFAPSDPRPVALSPCRRCRQSALRQPFQASQIPAQVPPDPRPGPPRSPLGLPRSISSTPHPCPGPPASQVPARPPQHHRSPPRSPQIPARPRDKASGCGDPRSSAAPAARREASAETAPQIRGGDPLRPRAELLPQCPRRVIVPGALGPGAAGDGVSAPRLPDSPGRPCPGPRGGAPAREQRPPCPGVAGPRGPPPRRCAAWSPTPGRGRRNPAPRRRTATRTCAMAVSPSLSTAGGLPVDEATWERMWKHVAKIHPDGERVALRIRGATDLPKGHGGLRKDLRALDQARDLTLRSQLARAGHQGWVASYVWLPRYQHGLVMAKAVSSSSPVPRDGAVCPRGCWEAPSPESLWKCRVGFYLILF, translated from the exons ATGCGCGGCGCGGGGTGGGCGGCGGGCGGGGCCGGGAAGGGGCCTCGGCTCGCAGCTGCAGCCGGATTTGCGCCCTCGGACCCGCGCCCTGTCGCCCTGTCGCCCTGTCGCCGCTGTCGCCAGTCGGCGCTGCGCCAGCCCTTCCAGG CATCCCAGATCCCCGCCCAGGTCCCCCCAGATCCCCGCCCGGGTCCCCCCAGATCCCCGCTCGGGCTCCCACGCAGCATCTCCAGCACCCCACATCCCTGCCCGGGCCCCCCAGCATCCCAGGtccccgcccggccccctcagCACCACAGATCCCCGCCCAGGTCCCCCCAGATCCCCGCCCGGCCCCGAGACAAAGCCTCCGGTTGCGGGGACCCCCGCTCGTCCGCTGCTCCCGCTGCTCGGCGCGAAGCTTCTGCAGAAACCGCCCCCCAGATCCGGGGTGGGGACCCCCTGCGACCGCGGGCGGAGCTGCTGCCTCAGTGTCCCCGCCGCGTCATTGTTCCAGGGGCGCTCGGACCCGGGGCTGCCGGCGATGGTGTGAGCGCCCCCCGCCTGCCGGACAGCCCGGGGCGCCCATGTCCCGGCCCCCGAGGGGGGGCGCCGGCCCGTGAGCAGCGCCCGCCATGCCCGGGGGTCGCAGGGCCGCGGGGGCCGCCCCCTCGCCGCTGCGCTGCCTGGAGCCCGACTCCAGGGAGGGGACGGAGGAACCCGGCCCCGCGGAGGAGGACGGCGACGAGGACCTGCGCGATGGCGGTGTCCCCTTCTTTGTCAACCGCGGGGGGGCTGCCTGTGGACGAGGCCACCTGGGAGCGCATGTGGAAGCACGTGGCCAAGATCCACCCCGACGGCGAGCGGGTGGCCCTGCGCATCCGGGGGGCCACGGACCTGCCCAAG GGACATGGAGGTCTCAGGAAGGACTTGAGGGCCCTCGACCAGGCCAGGGACCTCACCCTCAGGAGCCAGCTggcgagagcagggcaccaaggATGGGTGGCTTCCTACGTGTGGCTACCCCGATATCAGCATGGCCTCGTGATGGCCAAGGCTGTGTCCAGTTCATCACCAGTCCCTAGGGACGGGGCTGTGTGCCCCAGAGGGTGCTGGGAGGCCCCAAGCCCTGAGAGCTTGTGGAAGTGCAGAGTGggtttttatttaattcttttttag